The Microcaecilia unicolor chromosome 3, aMicUni1.1, whole genome shotgun sequence nucleotide sequence GGGCAGATGAGAGTCCAGGGAACATGGAGGCTTGAAAGAGACTACAAGGGTGTGGGAGAGTGAGAGAGGAGAGTGAGAGAGGAGTAGTAGCAATAGTCAAATATTTTTTTGtgagtttgttttttctttataaaaataCAATActcttaaaatatatttttgttaatCTGCAAAGCTCCCCAACATCCTTCATACTAAACTCATTTTTTAAAAGACATATTTTAGGGGTTTCTTTCCATAGAAGCTTCTTGAGGGTTTAGAGGGATTTCAGATCATCAAAGTACTTAAATTGTTTGGAGGACTAGGAACACAATCAAAATATGCACACCTAAATCCTTGTGCAGAAACAGGAGGCATAACAAACCCAAAAGGAATAGATCTGAAAGATGTATAGGCCTGACCTATTTGGGTAATCTACTGGTTCCATACCACCCTTTTGGCAAGCTttcttgggatccctgccagctaaggtatttgcagcggtggtgcttcagctggcggggttggggttggggttggggttggggttggggaccccccccccccccccgccagccaagatatgtaCAGCTGTGGGAGTGGGCGGAGAGCCGGTCAGCGGaccaaaatgtccccccccccccctcactttgggctctggctacACCCAATAGAATAATAAACTTTGCATGAAAGAATCATTGGCAGGTGTGATTCTTTGATTCATGCAAAATTCATTATTCAGTCATGGTGGATGGGAAAGATGTTACAGCTACTCTTCAGACTATATATCTTTGTGAACATTCATCAGCATGGTGATAGATTATATAGTTCTGGACACAGTGCATTAAGTACTCCTGACACAGGCCCATGCTGAAACATGTCTGGTCACATCAGTAAACCGGTTCCCAAAGTGTGGCTCCTGTGATGTTCTTATCACTTTTTGGCCCTCTGCACCTTTTCTTCCCCTCCTGGATGACATGAAAACCAGCACTGTATCATTATCATTCATATAGTGTACCAgaagtatgcagtgctgtacacataaaCAGTGGAGAGTTCCTACTTTgtggagcttacagtctagtaAAGAAGAGCGTAGCAGCTACGAGGGGCcactctacatttgacccccacCCCGCCCTCGCCGCCGCATTATCAGATGCACAtatcttgtttgctggcggggatccccaatccCCCCCTCCTCCGCCAGCCAATGAGTCCGGGTCGACTCTACCACCGCttccttcgttgtgtgatcatctgtttctgacgccatacgtcctgcacggggctaaaTGCAGGGTGCAgaacgtaaggcgtcagaaacagatgatcacacaaggAAGGCGCccgagtcgaccggcgctgaagaagacttttcttcggctggcggggatcggggaccccgccagcaaacaaggtaagtaACTGATGATGATGCggaagggggcagggcagagggggcGGGGAAAAAAGGCAGTCTTAGCTGAGAAGCTGCATGGAGCGAGACTCCTTTCAGTCTTCTGCGTTGGAAAACAGCCTACGGGGTGGATGAACGGAGTAGAAGCCGACTGAATTTTGAGTTGTGCTCCGAAACTGGTCTGAAATTCAGGTTTGCATTTTCAGATGAAACAGAAAAACTCTTCCCCCTTCTCATGATCACCCCCCTCCGAAGCAGAAGATGGGTCTGCTggcagcagaccccccccccccccccaaagcactcCCTCCTGAGCCTACCTTTTTGTTGATGAGTAGCAGACACGGGAGCATCCTTACTCACTCGTGTGCATGCACAGCTCAGAAAATGGCTTCCGGGACGTCCCGTGGCAGGCGGCTTGCAAAACTTGTGCGGGAAGTCCCGGTAGCCATATCCAGAGCGATCCTCACTCACTCACCGTTTACAGTTTTGCGAGACTGCTGCTGGAAGTGAGATTTCTGCTCCTGCGCCCTCTACCTGGCTACCACTCCGCCAGCAAAAAGGTAGGAGCAGGGGgagctgccagtggggggtggctCAGGTGTGGGGAGCTATCTCTGGGTACAGGCGGCAGTTTTGTTTTCGTCTTCAGGTTCGGCAGAAACCAAAAATCCTGGTGTCAGTTGGCCTCTAGAGTGGAGGGAATTTGAGACCCCTCTGCCTCTAAAGAGTAGTTTTATGTTTCCACCCTGTCCCCACCTTATCAAAGGCAGTTCATCATTTTCCCAGCAAATGTTACACCAGAAAACAGAACCAAAGGGCTTCCCTTATCCACAGAGCAGCTTCTCCGTTCTAGGGCCGTGAATGGCTCTGTGGCAGGTTTTTCATACTGCTGTTCAGTTCACTCTTTTTCGTGTGCTCTTGAATTAACCTTATAGCAAGAATCTGTTTCATTTCTGCTTTGTGGAACCAAACTTTTTGCTGCTTTCAGTATTGAGATATATTGTGTAATAGTAATTTGTACTCTTCTgtttttcagatggagaaagcaTCATGTCGTCCCTTCCTTGCAGTAACACAGAAACAGTAAATCCTGAGGCATTAGTGCTTGAAAGTAACAAAGCACCGTACCATACTTCATAGAAGAAAATTATCTGTTGGTGACTGTGCATCTGAAGGAAGTATGTTTGCTATGGATTACTTCTCTTGGGAAGTCCGTTTGAAGCTCATAACTGCTGGCTTTGTCTTTTATCTGGGATTATTTGTGGCATCTCACTGGATGTCCTGTCTTTTTGCTACCTATCGTTCTTTGTCAGCTAAGGAAAAAGTATTTTGGTGCTTAGCTAGTACTCGTGCAATTTTTGGAATTCAGAGCACAGTGGCCGGCTTGTGGGCCTTAATGGACCCCGTCCTCAATGCTGACAAGGTCCTTGGCCAACAGGACTGGTCTTGGTTTAACATTCTGATAGCATGTGGCTTCTTCCTGTTTGAAAACGTAGCTCTGCATATGTCCAACGTGATCTTCTGGACTTGCGACCTCGTCTTAGCTACTCATCATTTTTTTGCCTTCATCGGCTTTTGTGGAGCATTGGTTTACAGCGTGATTGGTCATTATATGCCGATAATAGCTTTGCTGCTAGAGCTTAGTACTCCTTTCACCTGTATCTCGTGGATGCTCTTGAAGGTAAGAATCTGACATTTAACAAAAACTCCCTCTTTGGCTGTGTTTATGCAGCAGTGAGGGAGGTATAATCTTTGACTTTGGACTCCAAAGAAGAGCTCAGAATTCTGCTTGGAGTCTTAATAGAACTGGGCCATTTGTAGCCAGTGCATTGACTGCAAAGTATAATATGAGGTCATCTGAGTAAGATTAAATCTTTGAAAATAAAACCATACAGCCTTCCAAATTTCACTAGGCAGCAGATATGAACTGTTCATATTCTGAGTgggctttggggcagagctggGTCTGGAGGGGGGAAAATGTTAGAtggttagcactgattttcacaaCAGCAAAAAAATCCCAGcaggctaaccccccccccccccccccccccccgtttacaaaggcgtgtaccaatgctgacacaacccattcaaagtgaatgggctgtgtcggcattagcgtaccagcagctgctagtgcagctttgtaaacaggggagttagtgtttaaacttttttttttttttttttaaatattaaaaaaaaatgttttctttttttcttatgttttaaaatggatcttccatatcatcaagctgatcaatccatagactggtgggttgtgtccatctaccagcaggtggagatagagagcaaacttttgcctccttatatgtggtcatg carries:
- the CLN8 gene encoding protein CLN8, with product MFAMDYFSWEVRLKLITAGFVFYLGLFVASHWMSCLFATYRSLSAKEKVFWCLASTRAIFGIQSTVAGLWALMDPVLNADKVLGQQDWSWFNILIACGFFLFENVALHMSNVIFWTCDLVLATHHFFAFIGFCGALVYSVIGHYMPIIALLLELSTPFTCISWMLLKAGWSHSFFWKANQWIMIHMFHCRMVITYHLWWVCAWNWDHLINSFPLPYLTFFFFALSLLTLIMNPYWTYKKTQQLLNPVDWNLQSNVKNNLSGKDGSVKEKST